GCCGGCACCCGGGACGTCACCTGGATCCGCGCGGAACCGTGCGAACCGGCGAACCGGTCCCGCGGGAGCTCCTGCGCCGCGGCGACATCCGCAAGGGAGAGCGCGGCGACGAGGGCGGCGGTGACCAGCATCTCCTGGAGCCGGATCCCCCGCGCGACCTGGTGGTGCTGGGTCGCCCCCGACTCCACCAGCAGCTCCCCGATGTTCCTCTTCGTCAGCCTCTGGCGCGCGAGGACCGATTCGAGCTGCTCCCGGGTGATCTGTCCGGTGGCGACGAGGATCTCCCCGAGGCGCAGACGGACCGAGGATTCCGGTCCGCCGGCCTGCGCGCGCTGGAAGGAGAGGGCGACCCGGAGTTCGCTTTCGGACACGTGACCGCGGCGGACAAGGATCTCGCCGAGTTTCTCGCCGGTCCGGCGCTGCTCGGAAAGCGCCTCCTCCAGCTGCTCCCGGTTGATCCGCCTCGCCTTGACGAGAAGTTCCCCGAGGTACCGGCGCACGCCGGCCGCCGCCCGGACCGCGGATTCCATGGACGCGAGATCGCTCTGGATGGAGACGACGGCGGCGATCTCCGACGGATCCGCCAACCCCATCCGGACCAGGATTTCGCCGAGCAGCTCGTTGGTATGGTTCTGTTCCTCGAGCGCCCGCTCGAGGTCCCCGGGGGTGATGAACCCGCCGTCCACCAGCACCTGGCCGAGCAGCCGCCGGGCCGGCCGGTTTCCTTCCGGGACTTCGCCGTCCTTCCGTTCCCTCTCCGTCAAGGATGGTTCCTCCCCCGATGGCTTATCGGCGGAGGAGGGAGGAAAGTTCAGGCGATCGGGGGAGGAATCCCCCTCACGGGAAGATCGAAATCACCACGGAGTCCGAATAGATCCCCGCCCGGACCGCCCGGAAATCCGCTCCCAGGACGGTTCCGGTGACCGTCAGGTTCCGGTCGACGTTCTTCGGAACGGTGCCGGTGGCGGGGCTGAGCGCGAAGGAGTACGGGAGGTATTCCGGGATCGCGGCGCTTGCGTGTCGCATCCGGTGGACGCCGGGTCCGGAAGGATACCGTCCGCCGTCGTCCGAAAACGCGAACGTTGCGATCGGAGCGCTTCCGCGGCAGATGAACGGGACGGTCGCGGTCGCGGTGACATCGAGCGGATTCGCGGGGTCGAGTACGCCGAAATCCAGCGTCGCGTTGTTCGTCCGAAAACGGCAATTGCTCTTCGAAAGGACGGTTGCGCCCACGACCATCGCTGTCGTGTCCGCACCCGCCGGGGAGACCGACCCCGCAAGGAGCGCCAGCACCAGGGAGAGGGCGGCGAGACATGTCGCCCCGCTCCCGGCACGGGGACGGCGCGGTGCGGCCGGAAAGCCGCTCCGCGCCGTCGGAGCCGAATCCCTGCAGGTCATCCGGCGAACGTTTCGTCAAGGGTTGATCGAAACGAGCACGGTGTCCGAATACGCCCCCGCGGTAACGGCGGCGTACGCGGCGGCCTGGACGGTACCCTGGATCGTCACGGTGCGCGGGCTCGCGGGACCCGCGTTCGGGTTTCCGTCCGGGGTGACGGAGTCGATGGAGTACGGGATGACGTCCGCGAAGGTGGCGTGCTTCATGCCGCGCGAGGTGCCGGAGTAGTTCAGTCCGTTCCCCACCGCGAAGTTCAGGGTGGAGACGCCGGCGGTGCACCAGAACCGCGCGATCGCGCTCTGCGTCACGTTCCCCCCGCCGGGCGTCAGGGAGCCGAAGTCCAGGGTCGCGGTTTTCGGCGCTTCGAACATGCAGGTCGGCACCACCAGCGCCTGCACCGTCAGGGTGGCCGAGTCGGCGGCCCAACCGGGGCCGGCCGCGAAGATCGCCGTCGCCACAACCAGAACAGCCCATGCTTTACGCATCGTTCCTCCTTTTTTGCGCGCCTTCCGGCCATCCGGAACAGCACGTGGTTTCAAATCCGCATGCATCTTCGACCGTTTCGGCGGAAATCTTTAGCGATGCATGAAAATTTCCCGGCAAGGCCTTGCCGGGAAGGGCATGCGCGAATAGAATAATCTCTTCGTCCGCGGTGTGTCCCCGCGGCAATGCCCCACACGAAAAGGTGTTCATCGATGAAGATCGACCCGCACGTGTTCCGCGCCAAGTTCCCCCACCGCTGCTCCCTCGACCGGTGCAAGAGCCGCTGCTGCAGGGGCGGCGTCTGGGCCGACGTGGAGGAGCGCGACATCATCCTCCGGAACGCCGACCGGTTCCTCCCGTTCGTCCGGCCGGAGGCGGGGATCCCTTCCCTCTGGTTCGGGGAAACCGTCCGGGACCCGGACTGCCCCAGCGGAACGGCGGTGGAGACCAACGTCGCGGGCGACTACTGCGTCTTCTTCCACCCCGACCACGGCTGCGCGCTGCAGAAGGCGGCGGCCGAACTCGGCCGCCACGAGTGGGAGTGGAAACCGCGCTTCTGCGTCATGTTCCCGCTGGTGGTGTCGGACGGGGTGCTGACGGTCGACGAGGACATGGACGAGGTCTGGTGCATGGAGAGCGAGAACCGGACCCACCCGATCATCGCGGCGGTGGAGCGGGAAGTGAACTACCTCTTCCCCGAGGAGGTTGCGCGGAAGCTGCTGACCGGCGGCGACGGGGGAAAGAAATCGTCCGCCGCGTAACCGCACCTTCCTTCCTCCCGGAGGACGCATGATCCCCGACGACGAACTGAACGGGCAGTGGAAGCGGGTGCTCTCTTCCC
The Deltaproteobacteria bacterium DNA segment above includes these coding regions:
- a CDS encoding spore coat protein U domain-containing protein, which codes for MTCRDSAPTARSGFPAAPRRPRAGSGATCLAALSLVLALLAGSVSPAGADTTAMVVGATVLSKSNCRFRTNNATLDFGVLDPANPLDVTATATVPFICRGSAPIATFAFSDDGGRYPSGPGVHRMRHASAAIPEYLPYSFALSPATGTVPKNVDRNLTVTGTVLGADFRAVRAGIYSDSVVISIFP
- a CDS encoding spore coat protein U domain-containing protein yields the protein MRKAWAVLVVATAIFAAGPGWAADSATLTVQALVVPTCMFEAPKTATLDFGSLTPGGGNVTQSAIARFWCTAGVSTLNFAVGNGLNYSGTSRGMKHATFADVIPYSIDSVTPDGNPNAGPASPRTVTIQGTVQAAAYAAVTAGAYSDTVLVSINP
- a CDS encoding DUF3109 family protein; protein product: MKIDPHVFRAKFPHRCSLDRCKSRCCRGGVWADVEERDIILRNADRFLPFVRPEAGIPSLWFGETVRDPDCPSGTAVETNVAGDYCVFFHPDHGCALQKAAAELGRHEWEWKPRFCVMFPLVVSDGVLTVDEDMDEVWCMESENRTHPIIAAVEREVNYLFPEEVARKLLTGGDGGKKSSAA